The following DNA comes from Tunturibacter psychrotolerans.
AGTTGGTTCCGGTGCCGGCATCGGTGTTTGATGATGACTTCTTTCGGGCTCCTGCGTTGCGTGGGGAGAAGGCTGCGGAGGCGGAGCGAGCGAGAGAGGCGACTCACTTTTCCGCGCCGGTGCGAGTCCAACAGGAGGATATCCGCTCCGTGACGGACGAGGTGGGGGATTCTTCGGTGCGTGTTCCGGCGTTTGGAAGTGCGGCGGTGGCGGCTGCGGAGCCGGATGAGCTTGATATTCCTGCGTTTTTGCGGCGTGGGAACTAGTGGTACAACTGATTTCTAGCGAGTAGCACAAATGGGGAACGGTGCTTTCGCAACAAATAGTGTTCAATTAGTGTTTTATTAGATGAATTATGGATCGATGGCAGTTCGATTGCAGTCAAATCAATAAGAGGGATCGCCTGTGTCGAGATCATTGAAGGTTTTTGGCGCGCTCCTCTTCGGCCTTGTGTTAGGTGCTGGAGTGGGTGCAAACGCAGCAACGACGACTACTACCGGCAAAACGAAGCATCACTCTGCCGGGACAACGCGTGTTGCGACGTCTGTGAAGGCTCATTCCGGGGCTTCGCACTCTAGCTCAGCTGCGAAGAGCGCCTCCCACGCTGTTGCAACTACGACGGTTGCGGGACGGCGTCGACATGGTGCGCGGCCTACACTGGCAGTGCGACGGACTCGATATCAGGAGCATTTTTCAGCAAGCTCGTATGCAGACAATCTGACTTTGGGTGATGTCGTAGAGGGCGAAGATCCGTTGGTTCGCGCGGCGGCGATTGAAGCGCTGGGCAATATGAACGGTACAGCAATTGCAATTGATCCTTCGACGGGACGAATTCTGGCGATGGTAAACCAGAAACTGGCGCTGTCGAGGGGCGCTGAGCCTTGCTCAACGATCAAGCTGACGGTGGCTTTGGCGGCGCTGGAAGAGGGAATCGTCAACAAGGACACTCCTGTGAATCTGGGCGGCCATTATCACCTGACCATGACGGAGGCTTTGGCACACTCGAACAACCTTTATTTTGAGACGCTTGGACGGCAGCTTGGGTTTGAGAGGGTGAAGCATTACGCCAATGAGTTTGGGCTTGGCGAGCTGGCTGGCTATCAAATTCAGGGCGAGCAGCTAGGGACATATCCAGATGAGGTGTTACCTGCCTCGCTTGGCGGCGTGGGGCGTATGTGCTCGTTTGGAGAGAGCGTTTCGATGACTCCGCTGCAGCTGGGGGCCCTAGTTTCGGCGATTGCGAATGGCGGCACGCTTTATTATCTGCAACATCCAGAGACGGCCGTTGATGTGGCAACATTCGAGCCCAAGGTGAAGCGGGTGCTGGATATTGCTCCGCTGATTCCTGAGATTTCGGTGGGTATGCAAGGCGCAGTGCAGTACGGAACGGCGCGCTCACTCAGGGCCAACTTCAGCCAGTTTCCGGTGATGGGCAAGACAGGGACCTGCTCGAATAATGGCACTCGATTTGGGTGGTTCGGGTCGTTTGCCGATACACCGAAGGGGCGGATTGTTACCGTGTTTTTCCTCGAGGGGGGACGGCCTACCTTTGGGCCTAAGGCGGCTGAGCTGACTGGGGAGTTTTATCGGGCGCTGTGGGATAAGGATTATTTCCAGCAGAAGCCGACGGTTGAAACCAGTGGTGTTGTGGGTGCTTCTGAGTAGGTTTGACGGCTCGGACGGCGAAAAACGCTGGTAGGAATGTGGTAACAGTGTGGTGTTTTGGTGGTGGAGACGTGGTGCATGGCGGCGTAATTTTGCGCGGCTAGGAAATGCGCCACGTTTCGGTATTTAATTTCCTATTTTTACAACATGGAATTACCTGAGTTGCATGTTCGGGGATTTCGGATCCGGTATGCGGCGCGCCTGGTGACTCACACTTCGGCTGCGGCCGGGCCTTGGGTTTGATTGGTATACGTGCGAAACGATGCTGCATTTGAATTCGGTACTGCTACATGGTTGGGAGGGAGGATTGCGCCCTGGCTGGCGTATCTTGGCTTCGGCTTCGGAATCGGGTAGAAGGGGAAGATGAAGATTCTTACGGCGACAGAGATGCAGGCGGTAGACCGGTGGACGGCGGAGGAGTTTGGGGTTTCGCTCGAGACGTTGATGGAGGCGGCTGGTGGGGCGGTGGCGAAGTTCTGTCTGCGGCAATACCCGGCTTTGTCGCCAGTGGCGGTGGTGTGTGGGAAGGGGAACAACGGCGGGGATGGTTTTGTTGCGGCGCGGGTACTGGCACAGGCTGGGTATCTGGTGCGGGTGGTTTTGCTTGGGCGGATGGAGGAAGTAAAGGGTGAGGCTGCAGGAGCGCTGAAGCGGCTGCGGGACGAGGTTTCGTCTGTCACGGTGGATGAGGTTGTAGACGAGAGCGGTTTGGGTGCTTGCGGGCAGAGACTCGCTGAGGCGGAGCTTTTGTTGGATGCACTGGTCGGAACCGGGTTCAAGCCGCCGCTGCGTGGGCTCGCGGTTTCGCTGCGGGAGATGGTGGAGAAGCTGGAGACGCCGGTGGTGGCGGTGGATCTGCCTTCGGGGTGGGATGCGAATTCGATGGAGCAGACGGCGGATGGGTCGTTCCGGGCTGATGCGGTGGTGACGTTTACCGCGCCGAAGATGGCACATGTGTTCGGGCATTTGACGCGCAATGAAAAGACGGGAGGCGTGTTGGGCCCGGTGGTGATTGCGGGGATCGGGTCGCCGGAGGATGCGGTGGTTTCGGCGAGTGGGTTTACCTGGTCGGGCGCGTCGAAGGTGCTGGCAGAGAGGCCGCGCGATGTGAATTCGAATAAGGGCAAGTTTGGGCACGTGCTGGTGGTGGGTGG
Coding sequences within:
- a CDS encoding penicillin-binding transpeptidase domain-containing protein is translated as MSRSLKVFGALLFGLVLGAGVGANAATTTTTGKTKHHSAGTTRVATSVKAHSGASHSSSAAKSASHAVATTTVAGRRRHGARPTLAVRRTRYQEHFSASSYADNLTLGDVVEGEDPLVRAAAIEALGNMNGTAIAIDPSTGRILAMVNQKLALSRGAEPCSTIKLTVALAALEEGIVNKDTPVNLGGHYHLTMTEALAHSNNLYFETLGRQLGFERVKHYANEFGLGELAGYQIQGEQLGTYPDEVLPASLGGVGRMCSFGESVSMTPLQLGALVSAIANGGTLYYLQHPETAVDVATFEPKVKRVLDIAPLIPEISVGMQGAVQYGTARSLRANFSQFPVMGKTGTCSNNGTRFGWFGSFADTPKGRIVTVFFLEGGRPTFGPKAAELTGEFYRALWDKDYFQQKPTVETSGVVGASE